In Ruania alkalisoli, the DNA window CACACCACACCTGTGCGAGAGTTTCACCATGACTGCCGCAGCCGCAGGGACTCTCGCGACCGTCGTGCTCGTCGTCGAGGACGAGCCGGAGATCGCGAACCAGATCGCTCGCCGCCTCGAGGCCGAGGGGTGGCGCCCGCATATCGCGGGAACCGGGCCCGACGGCGTCCGGGCCGCCGAGGAACTCGGACCCGACCTCATCGTGCTTGACGTGATGCTTCCGGGTATCGACGGCCTGGAGGTGTGCCGCCGGATCCAGGCCAGTCACGCCGGCGCCGGCACCACCGCTCCCCCGATCCTCATGCTCACCGCACGCGACGATGAGACCGACATGATCATCGGGCTGGGCGTGGGAGCCGACGACTACCTGACCAAGCCGTTCTCGATGCGCGAGCTACTCGCCCGACTGAAGGTCCTCCTCCGGCGGGTCGATCGCGCCCGTCAGGCGCCGCCGAACGGGGAGCACAGGGTGGCTGATGCCCCGCTCGCACTCGGCGACCTGGTCATCGACCGGGCCGCTCGACGAGTCATCCGCAACGGGAACGAAGCCCATCTGACCCCCACCGAGTTCGACCTGCTCGCCTGCCTCGCCCAGAGCCCGCGCACGGTGCTTTCCCGCGAACGACTGCTCGCCGAAGTCTGGGACTGGGTGGACGCCTCCGGCACGCGCACCGTGGACTCGCACGTGAAGGCGCTGCGCCGCAAGCTCGGTTCGGATCTGATCCGGACGGTGCACGGGGTCGGATACGCACTCGAACCGACCACATGAGACCGGCCCCATGAGTCGGGCGGGACGACTACGGCACGCACGGGGCGCCGTCAGTTGGCGTGACCGATTGGACGGCATCTACGGGGATCTGCGCCCGCTGGATCCGGTGCGCTCGATCAAGATGAAACTCATCGTGATCATCGGCGCCACCGTGGCCCTGTTCACGGTGGTGACCTGGATCGGGGACCGCTTCGAGTTCGGGGTGCTGCGGACGTTTCCGGTGGCCCTGGTGTGCTCGCTGGTGCTCACTCAGATCCTCGCACGCGGGATGACCCGGCCGCTGCGGGAGATGACCAGCGCGGCGGGCGCCATGGCACGCGGGGACTACAGCCAGCGGGTGCACACCGACAGCCAGGACGAGGTGGGTCAGCTCGCCGCTGCGTTCAACTCCATGGCTCAGGACCTGGACACTCTCGATACCCAGCGCCGGGAAATGGTGGCCAATGTCTCCCACGAGCTGCGCACCCCGGTGGCCGCGCTACGCGCCCAGCTGGAGAATCTTGCCGACGGCGTGGTGGCACCCGAGCCCGAGGCGCTCGAGTCCGCCCTGACTCAGGTGGAACGACTCTCCCGGCTGATCACCTACCTGCTCGACCTGTCCCGCCTGGAGGCCGGCGCCGCCGACCTCGATCTGAGCGATCTGGAGGTGTTGCCGTTCCTCGAGGACGCCGCCGCTCAGGCCCGCCCGGCAGCTGAGACCGGTCTGCACTGGCACGTCGGCGTCGAACCGGCGAGCCTTCGGCTACGCGCGGACGCCGAGCGCCTCCGGCAGGTCATCTTCAATCTGCTGCAGAACGCCTCACGGCACTCCCCGCCCGGCGGAACCATCTGGCTGTCCGCGCGCGCGGACAGGGCGAGGGCCGCCGTCGTGATCGAGGTGCTGGACGAAGGGCAAGGGATCCCGGTGGCGGACCGGCAGAAGGTGTTCGAACGGTTCGAACGCGGCAATGCACCCGGGCAGCGCGGCGGCCAGAGCACCGGCGGCACAGGGCTGGGGCTGGCCATCGCGCGCTGGGCGGTGACCTTGCACGGTGGGACGATCGCGGTCGTCGACCCGCCCCACGGGTCCGGGGCGATGATCCGGGTGACGCTGCCAGCAGCTGGGCCCTCCCGGTCGGCCGACAGTCCCGGAACTGGACATCGCCCAGCCAGCCCGTGACCGACTGTTGACGAACGGTTGGCACCACGACCCGGACGGGTGTCAGTATCCGGGACTGATCGCGCAAACGCGCCGGGAATGGGCGCCCCCACCACCGTCGTTCGCCTAGGCTGGTGGCCAACACATCCACATCGCGATTCCAGCGTGAAAGAGGGCGATCCCCGAGTGTCCCAGCAGGCACCCCACGACGACACGTCAGCATCTGCGGCCTTCGGCGGTAACGAGTGGCTCATCGAAGAGATGTATGCCCAGTACCGCGAGGACAAGTCGCAGGTGGATCCGGCCTGGTGGGACTTCTTCGAGTCCTATTCGCCCCGCGAGGTGAACCCGGCCTCCTATGGGGAGGGCGAAGGGTCCGGCCAGACCGAGGCGCACCGTAGCGCCCGGCCCGCAGACACTCCGACACCGCCGAAGGCGCCCGCCACCCCGGCGCCGAGCACCCCGGCGGTGGTCCCGGCCCACCCGGTCGAACCCGCTCCGGCCAGCACTGCGCAGGCGAACGACACCACGGCACCGACCTTGACCGTGCAGGGCGATGTCCCGCCCGAGCCGCCGCTGGCGACAGCAGAGGCGCCCACGGCGGCCTATACACGCTCGATGACCGGCGGCGGACCCCGCGATGCCGGAGGTGACGACGAGGTCTCCAGGCTGCGGGGGCCGGCAGCTCGCGTCGTCACCAACATGGAGTCCAGCCTCGCCGTCCCCACGGCCACCAGTGTGCGCACGGTGCCGGCCAAGCTCCTCGTGGACAACCGGATCGTCCTCAACAACCACCTGCGTCGTGGCCGTGGCGGGAAGGTGTCCTTCACCCACCTCATCGGCTTCGCGGTGGTCGAAGCGCTGGGCGACATGCCCGAGATGAACGCCGGCTACCGGACCGTCGATGGCAAGCCCGGGCAAGTGCGTCCCGCTCATGTCAACTTCGGTCTCGCGATCGACCTGGCCCGGCCGGACGGTACTCGCCAGCTGCTGGTCCCCTCGATCAAGGGTGCGGAGTCGATGGACTTCGCGGCGTTCTGGCGGGCCTACGAGGACGTGGTAGCCAAGGCACGCAACAACAACCTCACCGTCGAGGACTTCGCCGGAACCACCATCACCCTGACCAACCCCGGCACCATCGGCACGGTCCACTCGGTACCCCGCCTGATGGAGGGCCAGGGCACGATCGTCGGCGTCGGGGCAATGAACTACCCGGCCGAGTACCAGGGCGCGTCCCAGGAGACGATCGCCAAACTCGGCATCTCGAAGATCCTCACCATCACCTCCACCTACGATCACCGGATCATCCAGGGCGCCCAGTCCGGTGACTTCCTGCGGATCGTGCACAGCAAGCTGATCGGTGAGGACGGCTTCTACGACCGCGTGTTCGCGGCCCTGCGCGTGCCATATGAGCCCGTGCGGTGGACCACCGACGTCTCGGCTGACTCCCCCGATGACCTCGGCAAGCCCGCGCGGGTCGCCGAGCTCATCCACGCCTACCGCTCCCGCGGTCATCTGCTCGCCGACACCGATCCGCTGGCTTACCGCCAGCGCAAGCACCCCGACCTGGACGTGCAGAACCATCAGCTCACGCTGTGGGACCTTGACCGCACCTTCCCGACCGGCGGGTTCGGCGGGAAACCGCGGATGCTGTTGCGGGACATCCTCGGGCTGTTGCGCAACTCCTACTGCCGCACGATCGGCGCCGAGTACATGCACCTGCACGACGGTGCGCAGCGGCGATGGTTCCAGCAGCGACTCGAGTCCGGCTGGGCCAAGCCCGAGGTCGAGGAGCAGCGGCGCATCCTGCGCACCCTCAACGCCTCCGAGGCATTCGAGACCTTCCTGCAGACGAAGTTCGTCGGCCAGAAGCGCTTCAGCCTCGAAGGTGGGGAGTCACTGATCCCGCTGCTGGACCGGATACTGGAGCGCTCGGCCGAGGAGTCCCTGGACGAGGTCGGCATCGGGATGCCGCACCGTGGGCGGCTCAACGTCCTGGCGAACATCGCCGGGAAGTCCTACGCCCAGATCTTCGCGGAGTTCGAAGGCAACCAGGACCCGCGCACCGTGCAGGGCTCCGGAGACGTGAAGTACCACCTCGGCACCGAGGGGACGTTCACCGCCTCCTCCGGAGCGACCACGAAGGTCTACCTCGCCGCGAACCCCTCGCACCTGGAAGCCGTGAACGGCGTGCTCGAGGGCGTGGTCCGCGCCAAGCAGGACCGCATCGACCTCGGCGGCGCCGGGTTCTCGGTGCTGCCGATCCTCATCCATGGCGATGCCGCGTTCGCAGGGCAAGGCGTCGTCACCGAGACTCTGCAGCTGTCCCAGCTGCGCGGCTACCGCACCGGCGGCACGGTGCACATCCTCATCAACAACCAGGTGGGGTTCACCACCGGAGCCTCCGCCTCACGATCGACGCTCTACGCCACCGACGTCGCCAAGGGGCTGCAGATCCCCATCTTCCACGTGAACGGGGACGACCCCGAGGCAGTCGCGCACGTGGCCGAACTGGCATTCGACTACCGGCAGCAGTTCAACAAGGACGTCATCATCGACATGGTGTGCTACCGCCGCCGTGGGCACAACGAGGGCGACGACCCGTCGATGACGCAGCCGGTGATGACCTCCCTCATCGAGAAGAAGCGCAGCGTCCGCAAGCTGTACACCGAGGCGTTGGTCGGCCGCGGCGACATCACCGCCGACGAGGCCGAGGAGTTCCTCCAGCACTACAAGGGTGAGCTGGAGCGTGTCTTCACCGAGGCACGCGACGGCACTCAGCGTTCCACCAGCACCCAGGTCGCCGGCCTCGAGCCGCCGGAGTCTCAGCTCGAAGACGCCGGGGTGATGGTGGGCTGGCAGACGGCCGTTCCGGCGAAGGTGGTCGAGCACATCGGCTCCGCGCATACCCGGCCACCCGAGGGCTTCAACGTCCATCCCAAGCTGAACCAGCTGCTGGAAAAGCGTGCCACGATGTCGACACAAGGCGCCGTGGACTGGGCGTTCGGCGAGATCCTCGCCTTCGGCAGCCTCCTCATCGAGGGAACTCCGGTGCGGCTCGCCGGCCAGGACTCCCGTCGCGGCACCTTCGTGCAGCGGCATGCCGTCCTGCACGACCGTCTCAACGGCGCCGAGTGGACGCCGCTGATGTACCTGACACCCGATCAGGCGAAGTTCTGGACGTACGACTCCTCGCTGAGCGAATACGCCTGCCTCGCGTTCGAGTACGGCTACTCGGTGGAGCGCCCCGACGCGCTCGTCCTCTGGGAGGCCCAGTTCGGTGACTTCGTCAACGGCGCCCAGACCGTGATCGACGAGTTCATCTCCTCCGCTGAGCAGAAGTGGGGGCAGACGTCGTCGGTCGTGCTGCTCCTGCCGCACGGGTACGAGGGGCAAGGCCCGGACCACTCCTCGGCACGCAAGGAACGCTTCCTGCAGCTCTCCGCCGAGGACAACATGATCGTGGCGGAGCCCTCCACCCCGGCCAACCACTTCCACCTGCTGCGGCGGCAGGCATACCAGCGACCACGCCGCCCGCTGGTGGTGTTCACCCCGAAGCAGCTCCTGCGGCTCAAGGCGGCCACCTCCTCGCTGGAGGACTTCACCACCGGCACGTTCCAGCCGATTATCGGCGACACCGCCGTGGATCCGGGCAACGTCCGCCGGGTACTGCTGTGCAGTGGGCGCGTGTACTACGACCTGCTCGCCGAGCGCACCAAGCGGGAGGACGAATCCGTCGCCCTGGTACGGATCGAGCAGTTGTACCCGCTCGATGCCGGGGCCATCCAGGCCGAACTGGAGCGCTACCCGAACGCCGAGTTCGTGTGGGTGCAGGACGAGCCGCGCAACCAGGGCGCCTGGACCTACCTGATCACCCGGATGCCCGCCTACGCGCCGGTCGTGGCCGAGCGCGGCGTGCGGGTGATCTCCCGTCCGGCCTCGGCAGCACCGTCCGCGGGCACGGCGAGGAAGCACCAGGCTGAGCAGGCAACCCTGCTCGAGGAGGCGTTCGCCCAGTGAGCAGCCGCGCCCCGGAAGCGCGCGACCGGTGGCGGATCTGCGTGGTCGGCGACGAGCTCGTTGCCGGAATCGGTGATGCCCGCGGGATGGGGTGGACCGGTCGTGTCGCCGCCCGCACCCGCAGTGAGGACCCGATCGAACTCTTCTGCCTCCCCGTGCCGGA includes these proteins:
- a CDS encoding response regulator transcription factor — protein: MTAAAAGTLATVVLVVEDEPEIANQIARRLEAEGWRPHIAGTGPDGVRAAEELGPDLIVLDVMLPGIDGLEVCRRIQASHAGAGTTAPPILMLTARDDETDMIIGLGVGADDYLTKPFSMRELLARLKVLLRRVDRARQAPPNGEHRVADAPLALGDLVIDRAARRVIRNGNEAHLTPTEFDLLACLAQSPRTVLSRERLLAEVWDWVDASGTRTVDSHVKALRRKLGSDLIRTVHGVGYALEPTT
- a CDS encoding multifunctional oxoglutarate decarboxylase/oxoglutarate dehydrogenase thiamine pyrophosphate-binding subunit/dihydrolipoyllysine-residue succinyltransferase subunit codes for the protein MSQQAPHDDTSASAAFGGNEWLIEEMYAQYREDKSQVDPAWWDFFESYSPREVNPASYGEGEGSGQTEAHRSARPADTPTPPKAPATPAPSTPAVVPAHPVEPAPASTAQANDTTAPTLTVQGDVPPEPPLATAEAPTAAYTRSMTGGGPRDAGGDDEVSRLRGPAARVVTNMESSLAVPTATSVRTVPAKLLVDNRIVLNNHLRRGRGGKVSFTHLIGFAVVEALGDMPEMNAGYRTVDGKPGQVRPAHVNFGLAIDLARPDGTRQLLVPSIKGAESMDFAAFWRAYEDVVAKARNNNLTVEDFAGTTITLTNPGTIGTVHSVPRLMEGQGTIVGVGAMNYPAEYQGASQETIAKLGISKILTITSTYDHRIIQGAQSGDFLRIVHSKLIGEDGFYDRVFAALRVPYEPVRWTTDVSADSPDDLGKPARVAELIHAYRSRGHLLADTDPLAYRQRKHPDLDVQNHQLTLWDLDRTFPTGGFGGKPRMLLRDILGLLRNSYCRTIGAEYMHLHDGAQRRWFQQRLESGWAKPEVEEQRRILRTLNASEAFETFLQTKFVGQKRFSLEGGESLIPLLDRILERSAEESLDEVGIGMPHRGRLNVLANIAGKSYAQIFAEFEGNQDPRTVQGSGDVKYHLGTEGTFTASSGATTKVYLAANPSHLEAVNGVLEGVVRAKQDRIDLGGAGFSVLPILIHGDAAFAGQGVVTETLQLSQLRGYRTGGTVHILINNQVGFTTGASASRSTLYATDVAKGLQIPIFHVNGDDPEAVAHVAELAFDYRQQFNKDVIIDMVCYRRRGHNEGDDPSMTQPVMTSLIEKKRSVRKLYTEALVGRGDITADEAEEFLQHYKGELERVFTEARDGTQRSTSTQVAGLEPPESQLEDAGVMVGWQTAVPAKVVEHIGSAHTRPPEGFNVHPKLNQLLEKRATMSTQGAVDWAFGEILAFGSLLIEGTPVRLAGQDSRRGTFVQRHAVLHDRLNGAEWTPLMYLTPDQAKFWTYDSSLSEYACLAFEYGYSVERPDALVLWEAQFGDFVNGAQTVIDEFISSAEQKWGQTSSVVLLLPHGYEGQGPDHSSARKERFLQLSAEDNMIVAEPSTPANHFHLLRRQAYQRPRRPLVVFTPKQLLRLKAATSSLEDFTTGTFQPIIGDTAVDPGNVRRVLLCSGRVYYDLLAERTKREDESVALVRIEQLYPLDAGAIQAELERYPNAEFVWVQDEPRNQGAWTYLITRMPAYAPVVAERGVRVISRPASAAPSAGTARKHQAEQATLLEEAFAQ
- a CDS encoding sensor histidine kinase, which gives rise to MSRAGRLRHARGAVSWRDRLDGIYGDLRPLDPVRSIKMKLIVIIGATVALFTVVTWIGDRFEFGVLRTFPVALVCSLVLTQILARGMTRPLREMTSAAGAMARGDYSQRVHTDSQDEVGQLAAAFNSMAQDLDTLDTQRREMVANVSHELRTPVAALRAQLENLADGVVAPEPEALESALTQVERLSRLITYLLDLSRLEAGAADLDLSDLEVLPFLEDAAAQARPAAETGLHWHVGVEPASLRLRADAERLRQVIFNLLQNASRHSPPGGTIWLSARADRARAAVVIEVLDEGQGIPVADRQKVFERFERGNAPGQRGGQSTGGTGLGLAIARWAVTLHGGTIAVVDPPHGSGAMIRVTLPAAGPSRSADSPGTGHRPASP